The Filimonas lacunae genomic sequence TAGACAACATACTCAGGCTTATCTCGTCTGCCACAGAAGCCATCCAGGCAGAAGCCGTAACGGTGGTTTTAGAAGCAAATACCATAGGACGGCCTTCTGCGGTAAGCCCTTTGCCGGCATTGGGATTAACCGGGTTAACGTCTGCTTCTTTTTTACAACTGAACAACACTACTGCTACTACCAGGCTTAATAAGGAAAGCCGGATGTTTGTTTTTTTCATAAAGATGTTTATGGTTATGATTACAGAAAACATACTTGACTCTTCCCACTACACATAGTATGGCCTGCCGGCCTTTTCAGGCTGGTACGCTTTACTATATCCTTTATATACTTGACGAATAGGGTACGAAATCAATTACACGTTTCCTTCGCACAGCAATGATGGTTGCTTTCAGATAGCAGGGTGTTTATTGATAAGACAGGAGAGGTGAAGCAGGTAACTAGCAGAATGTTTGATTTAATATTTTGGTAATATGTGTGGGCTGTAGCCTGCAAACCGGTAAATAAAAAGGTGCTAGCAGAAATTACAATAGCTTTGCCTAAAAATTTCGAATGTCATTCTCTACCCTGGGGTTATCCGCACCATTATTACAAGCGGTCATTGATCAGCAATACAGCAAGCCTTCTCCTGTGCAGGAGCAGGCGATTCCGGCACTGTTGAGAGGAAAGGATGTGCTGGGTATTGCTCGCACGGGGTCGGGTAAAACGGCAGGGTATGTATTACCTGTGTTGCAGCTATGTCAGCGTAGGGTGGAAAAGAAAGACCGTCATGTGCGGGTTCTGGTAATGGTGTCTACGCGTGAGTTGGCAGTACAGGTGGGCGAAGTATTTAACATCTTTAGTGTGCATTTACCTTATAAGATCAAAACCATGGCGGTGTATGGGGGGGTGTCTATTAATCCGCAGATGATGTCATTACATGGCACAGATGTGTTAGTAGCTACACCTGGCCGTTTGCTGGATTTGATCGATTCCAGGGCGATACATTTGTCGGAGATAGAAATACTGGTGCTGGACGAGGCGGATAAGATGTTGAACCTGGGTTTTAAAGAGGAAATGGACAAGATTTTTGCCTTATTGCCTTCCAAACGTCAGAATGCACTATTTACAGCTACAGCCAGCGACGATATACAGGATATGCAAAAGCATTTGCTGAACAGGCCTGTAACCATTGAAATAGTAGAAGAAGAGCAAGATATCGACCTGATAGAACAGCAGGCTTACAACGTAACAGAAGCTCGTAAAGGGCCATTGTTGCGCTACCTGATTAAGAAGGAAGATATGCAGCAGGTGCTGGTGTTTACATCTGCGGTAAGAACGGCTGATAACCTCACTGGCAAGCTGATTAAAAATGGCATTCATGCCGCTTCTTTACACGGGCATTTAAGCCAAACAGCCCGCCTGGAAACCCTGCAACGCTTTAAAGAAGGGAAGCTGCGCGTGCTGGTGGCATCCGATCTGGCTTCCAGGGGTATTGATATTCAACAGTTGCCTGTGGTAATCAATTATGAATTGCCGCGCTCGCCCAAAGATTATGTACACCGCATAGGCCGTACCGGCAGGGCAGGAGCCAGCGGCAAGGCTATTTCGCTGATTTGTCCGGAAGATCAGCATCATTTTGGCATTATTCAGAAAAAGATGGGAAAAAAGGTAGCTATACTCGAAAGCGACGATATCAACCTGCAAGGGTTTTAATATTCCCTTCGCCTGTTTATCTTTACTGCCAACAATATTCCTATGGTAAAAAGAATGGCAATAATGCTGTTTGCCTGCTTTATAGCAATGGCCAGCGTTACAGCGCAGCAACAGGCGCAGGTATACAATGTAAATGCCAATGCAGCAGAAGAAGTAGCTGCGGCAGTAAAAAAAGCCAAAGCAGAAAAGAAGCATGTGTTGCTGCAGATTGGTGGTAACTGGTGCAGCTGGTGTTTACGGTTTAACAAGCTGGTTACCGAAAACGACACCCTGCATACTGCTATGGAAAGCAATTATGTGGTAGTGCATGTGAATTACAGCAAAGAAAATAAAAACGAAAAATTACTGGCTTCATTGGGTTATCCACAACGATTTGGCTTCCCGGTGTTTGTAGTGCTGGATGGAAATGGCAACAGGCTGCACACACAAAACAGTGCTTACCTGGAAGAGGGAAAAGGCCATAGCCCGGCAAAAGTGCTGGAGTTTTTTAATCACTGGTCGCCCAAGGCATTAGATCCGGCTTCTTACGCGGGAAACTAAATATTCAGATAGCAGCTGCCTTTTACTAATAACACTCTGTTGGTAAAAGGCAGTAAATAAGATAACTACAGTATAAACCCTATGCGAAAGCCAGCAGTAATATGCGGCATAAACTTAGTGCGTGGATGAGTGTCGATGTCCTGCATAATTCTGCGAAAAGTTAAGTCCATCCCCTCGTGGTCGCCATCTGTATCAGGGTTGTATTCCCTGTCTTTGTTGCTCACCTTCGTACTCTTACCCCCCCCAATCTATCAATGCCAGCGGTGAAATAGTAAGTGCCGGTTTGCGCTGCTGCGCAAAAGCAGTGGTGAAGCCAGGTAGTATAGTAGCCCATAGCAGGCATTTTACAGTGAGTTGGTTTAGGTGGAAGGTTTTCATGTAGCTGTTTGCTTCAAAGTTAACATATGGAAGAACTGAAATCTGTTTTGTATACATGAATAGAGGGTTATCTTTGCGCGATGAAGAAGACCCTATTCTCCTTATGCCTGGCAGCCACCATGATGGCTTGTAACAACCAGGCAGGAAACAATGTGAAGGCTGATAGCGCAGCAACCAGTGCAGCAGCAGTAGTTTTACCCATAGATACCGTGGTGTTAGGCGATAAAGTTTTGCTGGTGTATCCGCTGGAAAAGTCTGCTTTTCTTACCGAAAAACAGGAACTCTATTCCGACAACTACAGCGATAGCACAGAGCAGGTGGCGTTAACGCGCGATTCGGCCTGGGTAACAAGAGAAGCTGACTCACTCCGGTTTGTAGTAAAGAATGGCAATGGCGGAGGTTTTAAAAACAATGATAAAACAGACGGGGACGATTATGTAAGGTATTACTACAAGGGCCTTTTGTCTGATATAGGTTACTATTGTGTGTCGGCTGCTTACTATGAAAGTGGTGAAACTATTTTAGTAAGTCAGGCAACTGGTGAGCGTGTGAATGTGTGGGATATGCCGTTGATATCGCCTGATAAAAAAACGTTCCTGTGTTTTTCGTACGATCTGGTGGCCGGTTTTGTACCTAATGGCATACAGTTGTATACGGTAAACAATGGCAAGGCAGAGCAGGTGGCAGATGCGGAGCTTACCAGGTGGGGGCCGGGACGTATGAAGTGGGTGGATAATAAAACGCTGGAAGGCGAGTACATTACTTTAGACAGTGCCAATAATGAATTGATCAGGCCGGTGAAACTCGTTTTGCAGTAAAACCGGGTTGTACTAATAACATGCGGGGCGGCACTTAACAGGGCTGCCCTTTTTTATGCGCAAAACAGGCAGGAGGGCTGCAACAATCGCCACGGTGCCGGGTTATTACAATGGCATGGCGCAAGTATTGAAAAAAGGAAATAACAAGGCATATGCTTCGAGATAAGGTGCAGGTGTTGGTAACGCTGATGATTGGAACCTCTATGGCAGCTATAGATAGCAGTATAGTAAACGTTTCGTTGCCGGTGATACAGAAAGAATTTGGAGTTGGGGTGGATGATGTAACGCTGGTGGTAACGGCTTATATGATCACTTTTTTGTTGTTTATACCACTTACCAACTGGTTAAAAAACAGGATTGGGTATTATAACCTGTACATAGGCAGTATTACGCTGTTTACATTGGGCTCATTGCTGTGCAGTTTATCGGGCAACCTGGAAATGCTGGTAATAGCCAGGGTGGTGCAGGCTATTGGTGGCGGGGCTATTGCGCCCAGTTCGCTGGGGATATTATCCGAAAATTTCCCCAGGGAAGAAAGAGGTAGCGCTATTGGCTGGTGGGGAATAGGCAACGTAATGGGGCCTGCCTTAGGGCCTACCCTGGGTGGGGTGCTTACACAATACCTGGGATGGGAATCTATCTTTTATGTAAACATCCCCATAGGTGTGATTGCCATATTACTGGCATTCCGTTACCTGGGCTTTTTAAAGGCGCAGCCTAAAACCAATCCTCCTTTTGATGTGAAAGGATACCTGTTGTTTGTAAGTTTTGTTATTCTGTTGCAATGGACATTAACCTGCACGGGATCTAAATATGGCTTTGCTTCGTGGCAATTTATTGGCGGGGTAATAGTCACGCTATTATCCTTTTACCTTTTCGTTCGCAGTGCCAGGCGGCCACAACCTCTGATGGATTTAAGTGTGTTTACTATTGCGGGGTTTAACCGGGCTTTTATTATAGTGGCTATACGTTCCCTGGCGTTGTTTGGCGGCATGTTCTTTCTTCCGTTTTTGTTACAAGGGCTGTTAGGGTATTCCGAAATACAAAGCGCCATGCTGTTGTTGCCCAATGCGCTTATTATGCTGGTTACCCGTCCGCTGGCAGGCAAACTGGCCGATAAGGGGTTAATACGTAATATCTCCATTGTGGGCATTGTATTGCTTTCTGCTTCTTTCTTTTTATTTGCACGTATCAATATTGGCACCCCGGTATGGTTTATTATTATCGCTATGTTGGTGCGGGGGCTGGGCATTAGCTTTTTGATAGCGCCTGTGTCAACAGCCATGTTAAATGCAGTAGAACTATCACAAACAGCTACCGCCACTTCTTTAAACAGTTTAATGCTGCAACTGGGTGGCTCGGTAGGTATAGCCATCAGCGGATCGTTACATAGCTATATTTATGCGCATTACCTGGCTAAGCAGTATCCGCAAAGTCTTTCCGAACATTATGCTTTGCAGGATGGCTTTATATTCACGGCAGTAGTTATATTGCTGGCCATAATACCCGCAGTTAAACTGCCGCAGAAGGTGTATAAACGGTTACGTGATAAGGAAGCATTGGGTGCATAACTGAACAATAAGTGTAACAAAAGCGAACAGTGAAAGTGTCTGTTGCTGTGTAACGCATTGATTAATAGCAGTAAGCATGCTGGCATTTCATTGGCGGTTATAATGGGGTGTTTGAAAACTTCCAAACTAATAATGCACTGTTATGTTTAAGAACTACCTGAAAATCGCCTTCAGAAACATCAGCGCCAGCAAGTCGTTTTCTTTTATCAATATTGTAGGTCTGGCAACGGGGTTGGCTACCTGCCTGTTGATACTGCTGTATGTTTTTGACGAAAAGAGTTACGATCAGCAGCATGATGGGGTAGATAATCTGTACCGGATTGCCACTAAGTCTGGTAAAATAAACGAAGAGTGGGCCGCGGCCGCGGCACCTGTAGGGCCTGGTGTAAAGCAACATTTGCCCGAAGTGGAAGCCATTACCCGGTTACTTTCTTTTAAAGATATTGACAACATGCTGCTCACTTATGGCCATGGCGATAGGCGCAAGCAGTTTTTTGAGCCACATGCCTGTTATGCCGATGCTAATTTTTTTCAGCTGTTTCATTATCGCTTTGTATATGGTAATGCTGCGCAAGCGCTGGAAAAGCCTGGTAGTGTGGTGTTATCGCAGCCCGTTGCTCAAAAGTTTTTTGGCACTGACAACCCGGTAGGTAAGGTTATTACCATCAACACTTTGTTTGGCGATAGAAACTACACCGTGGGTGGTGTAGTGGATAATGCATTGCTACCTTCTCATATACCAGCCACTTATTTTTTGTCGATGGAAAATGATGATATGTGGCATTTTGTAAAAAGCAATTCTAACTGGACTATCAACAATCTCTTCTATACTTATGTGAAGTTAAAACCAGGTACGCAGGTAGCAGCGTTTGAACAAAAGCTACAGGCTTTATTTAAAAAGGAAGCCGGTGAAGAGTTAAGAGCGGCGGGCCTGGTAAAAACGCTCTACCTGCAACCGGTAAAAGACATCCATTTATATTCAGCTTTACCCAATGAGCTGGCTCCTAATGGAAACATTTCCTATTTGTATATTCTGGGTTCTATTGCAGCATTTATATTGCTGATAGCCTGTATTAATTTTATGAACCTTACCACTGCCCGTTCACAAAAAAGAGCCAAAGAGGTAGGTGTGCGCAAAGTAATGGGGGCAGGGAAAAGTGGATTGATACAGCAGTTTTTAGGGGAAAGTGTATTGATGTGTGTGTTGTCGTTACTGGTAGCTTTGGTGCTGGCGGCAGCCTTATTGCCTTTATTTAACCAGCTTACACAAAAGCAGCTGACGTTGCTGGCAAGGCCGCAATTGCTGGTATATATCACAGGGCTTACCTTGTTAACCGGGTTGGCGGCAGGAATTTACCCCGCTTTTTATCTGGCAGCTTTTAAACCTATTGCCGTGTTAAAAGGCAGACTGATGAACCAGTTATCGGCAGTAATGATTCGCAAAGGGCTGGTGGTGTTTCAGTTCACGGTTTCTATATGCCTGGTGCTGGCGGCTATTGTAATAGCCCGTCAGTTGAATTATATGCAAAACCAGCAGCTGGGTTTTCAAAAAGAACAGCAGGTGATATTGCCTGTGCAGTCGGGCAATGAACACGTACAGCAAAATTACCAGGCATTCAAAAACGAGTTACTAAAGCAGCCGGCAGTAAAAGCGGTTACGGCAGGTTCTACCTATCCGGGCATTCCTAACTTAAACGATCTGTTGTTTTACGCAGAAGGAAAAAGTAGCAAAGAGCATGTGGATATACAGCTGTGCTCTGTAGAAGACAATTACATCCCCACCTTAGGCATTGAATTACTGAAAGGCCGTTCTTTTTCCAAAGCGTTCACTGCCGATTCTAATAGCATTGTATTGAACGAAGCGGCTATTGCTAAACTGGGATATACGGTAGATAATGCTGTAGGTAAAACCATACAATACGATTTTAAAGAGCAGCACGGTTTGTTGAGGATAGTAGGTGTTGTAAAGAATTATCATTACGAAAGCCTGCATAACGAAATAAAACCTTTTGGCCTTACTGCCAATACGTTTGGCAACCGCTACGCTTATGTAATCGCTTCTTTGAAAACTACCGGCTATCATAGTGCGCTGGACAACATCGGGAAAACCTGGAGCAGAATATTCCCGGGCACGCCTTTCTCTTATTCTTTTTTAGACCAGGATTTTCTGCGCAATTATGAAAGGGAAACGCGCACCTCGCATATTGTTACCTACTTCACCTGCATTGCTATTATCATTGCTTGTTTAGGCCTGTTTGGCCTGGCTACTTTTTCTGCCGAACAGCGGTTAAAAGAAATAGGTGTACGTAAGGTGCTGGGTGCATCGGCAATGAGTATTACAACATTGCTGTCTAAAGACTTTATTAAGCTGGTGCTGATAGCTATTGTTATTGCAGCCCCTATAGCCTGGTTTGTAATGGGGCAATGGTTGCAAAACTTTGTATACCGCATTCAGTTAAGCTGGTGGATGTTTGTGGCAGCAGGTGCATTAGCGGTTGTAATAGCCTTACTCACAGTGAGCTTTCAGGCTATAAAAGCGGCTGTTGCCGCACCGGTAAAAAGTTTGCGGGCAGAATAAAAAATATTGTGATTAACGCATGATCTCAATTCTTTCAATATCTGTTAACGCGATAGGTTTGATGTAAGAATTGAAGAAATGCGTTTTGCAACCGGTAATGGTGCTATCGGTAAGTTTGATCGTATTAAAGTAAAAGGTGGTTTTAGAATTGTCTTTTTTGTAAATGCGGATGGCGGTTAGGTTCGTTACTTCCAGCGAATCAATGGCCTCGCTTTTATTCAGGCATATTACCTGCTTTAAATCTGTTCCTTTTACAAAAATGTGCTGTTCGGTACTGGCGGTTAAAAATTGTTTTACCAGGTTGTCTGTTGAAATGTGGTATTGTGCATGGCTGGCTACACCGGCTAACAGGCACATGCCGGAAAGGATAAGGGCTTTTTTCACGTCAGTAGTTTTATGATATAAAAAATAAGCATAAAAGTATTGTTGTATATAATGTGTCCATACCCAAAGGAGAAATTTTAACAATAGAATAGGTAAGCCGCCTATTCCTGCATGGCTTGTTCCTGAAAAAGGGGGGCTGGTTCAAATACAACTGATATAAGGGTGCCATGGTGGGTACTAATAGTAAACTGGCCATTCATATCTTCTGTAAGCTCCCGCATCAATATAGTGCCCATGCTATTGGTGCGTAAACTGTTAAGCCGCGGGGGCAAACCCTTGCCATTATCTGCTATCAATAATTCCACCTGCTGGCCAGCGATCTTTTGCATTGTAATGCTGATTTCATTGTGGCTGTTGCTATCGTTAAAGGCATATTTAATAGCGTTGGTAACGGCTTCGTTTATAATCAGCACCAGCGGTATAGCCTGCGAAATATTCAGTTCCATGGCGGCTATCTCCAATTGAAAATGAATATCCCTGGCAAACGCAAAGTTGTTTTTTAAACAGGCTACCAGCCTGGGTAAATAGGTTTGCATGTTGAAGGAAGTAAGGTTGTCGTTCTGGTGCAGTTTATGGTGTATCAGGGAGAGCGCCTGTGTGCGGTTTGCGCTGTCTACCAAAGCCAGCAGTGCATTGTCCTGTAAATAGGTCGATTGCGATTGTAGTAGCCTTACCATTGTTTGCAGGTGGTTTTTGGCATGGTAGGGCATTTGTTTCAGCAGCCATTCGTTTTCGTGTGCCAGCTTTTGCAGGTTCAGGTTCTTTTCCCGGGCTAGCTGGTTTTCCCGCTTTTTTAACCGGTGTTGGTGCAGGAATAAACCTGCTAATAGCAGTGCTACAGTAATGCTTGTGAGTATAACACTTTGTAACAAATAAGCCTGGTTTTTAGCTGCCTGCTTTAACAGCGTTTGTTGTTGTTGTAAGGATAGATGGTGTTTTTCCTGTTCTGATTGCTGCGTGTTCACCAGTTCATCCATTTGTTTGCGTTGCGAAAGGTTGTATAGCGAATCGTTTAATAGGGTGTAAGCAATATGATGCTGCAAGGCTGCATTGTAACTGCCTGAGGCTGAATCCAGCCTGAATTGAATCCACTCCAGGTGTGCCTGGTTGAATAAGGAATAGTTGCTGCCAGATAAACTGATGGCTTTGTTGATATACTGACGGCTGCGTGGCATGTTTTTCTGATCTATATAAAAGCCGGCAATGCTGCAATACAGTTCCGGTAGTCCTGTGGCAGGGTATTGGGCCGGCAGTTGCTCTACCAGTTGGTGAAAGCGGGTATAGTAGTCATCGGCCTGTTTAGGTTGCTGTAGTTGTTGGTAACATTCACCCTGCAGTTGCAGGTAAAAGATGTTGTCGGGCAAGGTGGCGGGGGGATGCGTGGCCGATACTGCCGTCATCAGGTTGAATGCTTCCTGTGGCGAATGATGTACCATCAGCTGCCGGGTTAACCATAAAAAACTACTGTACCAGGATGACTGGGGTAGGCTTTTGCGTTGGGCAATGGCTTTTTGTAGCCAGGCTATGCCTTCTTCGGATTTACCAAGTTGGCAATAAGCTTTGCCCAGTCTTGCGTAAAAGATGGTGGCCAGGGTAGTGTCACCAGTGTATTGCATGCTTTGCAATGCCTGGTGTTCGTATTGAATAGTGGCCGTTATATCGCCGCGTATCTCTGCCATACAAGCCTGGGCATCGTAGTTGTACTGGGTGTGTTTATAACCCATGGCATTTTCCAGGGCCAGTTGTTGCGCCAGCGCTTTAGCGGCAGCTACCGTGTCACCGGGCGAATGAAAAGCAATGATGAAAGACAGTATTTCAATTTCTTTTTCGGGTTTGTTCAGCTGGTGAAACAGTTGCCTGCTTTTTTGAAAATATTCCAGCCGGGTAGTGCTGTTTTGTGGCTGGCATTTACCCCGGCTTTCGCAGATAAGGGCCAGCAGGTATTTGTTGTTTTTGCTGGCTGCCAGTTCTTCTGCTTTCAAAAAACAGATGTCACTTTCTGCGCGGTGGCGGTTTAAAAAATGGTATTGGCCCATTAGTAGCCAGGTGGTAGCTTCCAGGCTGGTTTGCATACTTTGCACATGGGCACGTTGCAGATAGTTCCAGGCCTTGTCCATGTCCGCTTTGGAGGATGTGGGTTGGTGGAGGTAGTAATTGGCCAGGTCCAGCAACAGTTCTGTTTGCTTACCGGCGGGGATGTGATTTACCAGGGCATCAGCCTGCTCTATATAGCCGGAGTCTATCAGCTGGCTGCCTGCTGAGGGAAGGCCTGTATTGTATGCCTCGTTATAAGGCAGTAGTCTGCTAAGCCGGTGTTGGCGGCAGGCATACAGCATGGCGCTGTCGGGATCTGTTACACATTGCACGCTGGTTAGCAGGTATTGACAGGTGTTAATAGCCAATAGCCTTTGCCAGGCAACGGAATAGCTTTGTACCACCTTTGCAGGGCCGGTTGTTTGTGTGTATGCGTTAGTAGTTTGCAGCAGGCATACCAGTACAACAACAATGACTGTTCGTTTATAATTGTTCACAAGTATGGGGTTGAGAATACGAAAACTGGAAAGTGTAAACAAGATAAGAGAGTTTTTTATATCCTGTGGCGCGCGCAGGGGCAAAGAAAGTAGATGTCCCGCTAAGCATTGCAGATGTTCCTTTCATCCTAAAAAACAATGTTGAAAAGCGGAGTTGTTGTACCTTACTAGCCTATTTAAATTGTAATGAGAAAATTAATACTGCTTCTGCTGGCAGCGGTTCCGGTAAGTGTCTTATGGGCACAGGTTACACCGGGCTGGCTGCGTTACGCTGCTATTTCGCCCGACGGGCAAACTATTGTATTTACCTATAAAGGCGATTTGTACCGGGTGCCTGCAACAGGCGGCGCGGCTACATCGCTTACGCAACACGCTGCGCACGACTATATGCCGGTGTGGAGCCATGATGGTAAAAGCATTGCCTTTGCCAGCGACCGCTTTGGCAATTTTGACGTGTTTGTAATGCCTGCTGGCGGTGGCGAGCCGCGAAGGGTTACCTATCATTCCGCATCCGAATATCCATATGAGTTTTCGGCCGATAACAAAACTGTGTTGTTTGGTGCAGCCCGGCAGGATGCGTCTGCCAACCGCGAATTCCCCAGTGCATCACAGCCCGAGCTATACCAGGTGGCTATTACCGGGGGCAGGGTGCAGCAATTGCTGACTACGCCCGCCGAGGAGGTGCGGCTGAGTAAAAATCAGCGTTACCTGTTATACCAGGATAAGAAAGGTGGTGAAAACACCTGGCGCAAACACCATACTTCTTCTATTACCCGCGATATATGGGTGTATGATAAAGAAAGCGGCACCCATCGTAAAATAACCACCTTCAACGGGGAAGACAGAACGCCGGTGTTTACCGATAATGATAAAGCTTTTTATTATTTAAGTGAAGAAAGCGGATCGTTTAACGTGCACAAAATGAGCCTGGAAGGCGGTGCATCGCAACAGGTTACGGCTTTTAAAAAGCACCCGGTACGTTTTTTAACGGTATCGGATAACGGCCTGCTGTGTTTTAGTTATGATGGCGAGTTATATACCCAGCAAGCCAACGGCAAACCTGCCAAAGTGAATATTACCATTGCCGCTGATGTAAAAAGCAACAACGAGCAGGTAATGCAGGTAAATGGCGGGGTGCGGGATATGGCGGTATCGCCCAATGGAAAGGAAGTGGCTTATATCTACCGCGGCGAGGTGTTTGTAAGCAGTGTGGAAGGGGGCGTTACCCGGCGCATTACCAACACGCCCGAGCAGGAAAGAAGCGTGGTTTTTTCGCCTGATGGCAAAGCCTTGTTATATGCCAGTGAAAGGGGCAACAGCTGGAAGATATACGAAACTAAAAGACAGCGTAGTGAAGAGCCTTATTTTTATGCAGCTACCCTGCTGAAAGAAAGCCTGCTGTTTGCCAGCGAACACGAAACCTACCAGCCTTTGTATTCGCCCGATGGTAAAGAAGTGGCTTTTATTGAAGACAGGATGAACCTGAAAGTGTACAACATCGCTTCCGGCAAAATAAGAACCTTGTTAACCGATCAGGAGCTGTTTTCGATGGGCGATGTAGATCAGTA encodes the following:
- a CDS encoding DEAD/DEAH box helicase, producing MSFSTLGLSAPLLQAVIDQQYSKPSPVQEQAIPALLRGKDVLGIARTGSGKTAGYVLPVLQLCQRRVEKKDRHVRVLVMVSTRELAVQVGEVFNIFSVHLPYKIKTMAVYGGVSINPQMMSLHGTDVLVATPGRLLDLIDSRAIHLSEIEILVLDEADKMLNLGFKEEMDKIFALLPSKRQNALFTATASDDIQDMQKHLLNRPVTIEIVEEEQDIDLIEQQAYNVTEARKGPLLRYLIKKEDMQQVLVFTSAVRTADNLTGKLIKNGIHAASLHGHLSQTARLETLQRFKEGKLRVLVASDLASRGIDIQQLPVVINYELPRSPKDYVHRIGRTGRAGASGKAISLICPEDQHHFGIIQKKMGKKVAILESDDINLQGF
- a CDS encoding thioredoxin family protein, which codes for MVKRMAIMLFACFIAMASVTAQQQAQVYNVNANAAEEVAAAVKKAKAEKKHVLLQIGGNWCSWCLRFNKLVTENDTLHTAMESNYVVVHVNYSKENKNEKLLASLGYPQRFGFPVFVVLDGNGNRLHTQNSAYLEEGKGHSPAKVLEFFNHWSPKALDPASYAGN
- a CDS encoding MDR family MFS transporter; this translates as MLRDKVQVLVTLMIGTSMAAIDSSIVNVSLPVIQKEFGVGVDDVTLVVTAYMITFLLFIPLTNWLKNRIGYYNLYIGSITLFTLGSLLCSLSGNLEMLVIARVVQAIGGGAIAPSSLGILSENFPREERGSAIGWWGIGNVMGPALGPTLGGVLTQYLGWESIFYVNIPIGVIAILLAFRYLGFLKAQPKTNPPFDVKGYLLFVSFVILLQWTLTCTGSKYGFASWQFIGGVIVTLLSFYLFVRSARRPQPLMDLSVFTIAGFNRAFIIVAIRSLALFGGMFFLPFLLQGLLGYSEIQSAMLLLPNALIMLVTRPLAGKLADKGLIRNISIVGIVLLSASFFLFARINIGTPVWFIIIAMLVRGLGISFLIAPVSTAMLNAVELSQTATATSLNSLMLQLGGSVGIAISGSLHSYIYAHYLAKQYPQSLSEHYALQDGFIFTAVVILLAIIPAVKLPQKVYKRLRDKEALGA
- a CDS encoding ABC transporter permease, which gives rise to MFKNYLKIAFRNISASKSFSFINIVGLATGLATCLLILLYVFDEKSYDQQHDGVDNLYRIATKSGKINEEWAAAAAPVGPGVKQHLPEVEAITRLLSFKDIDNMLLTYGHGDRRKQFFEPHACYADANFFQLFHYRFVYGNAAQALEKPGSVVLSQPVAQKFFGTDNPVGKVITINTLFGDRNYTVGGVVDNALLPSHIPATYFLSMENDDMWHFVKSNSNWTINNLFYTYVKLKPGTQVAAFEQKLQALFKKEAGEELRAAGLVKTLYLQPVKDIHLYSALPNELAPNGNISYLYILGSIAAFILLIACINFMNLTTARSQKRAKEVGVRKVMGAGKSGLIQQFLGESVLMCVLSLLVALVLAAALLPLFNQLTQKQLTLLARPQLLVYITGLTLLTGLAAGIYPAFYLAAFKPIAVLKGRLMNQLSAVMIRKGLVVFQFTVSICLVLAAIVIARQLNYMQNQQLGFQKEQQVILPVQSGNEHVQQNYQAFKNELLKQPAVKAVTAGSTYPGIPNLNDLLFYAEGKSSKEHVDIQLCSVEDNYIPTLGIELLKGRSFSKAFTADSNSIVLNEAAIAKLGYTVDNAVGKTIQYDFKEQHGLLRIVGVVKNYHYESLHNEIKPFGLTANTFGNRYAYVIASLKTTGYHSALDNIGKTWSRIFPGTPFSYSFLDQDFLRNYERETRTSHIVTYFTCIAIIIACLGLFGLATFSAEQRLKEIGVRKVLGASAMSITTLLSKDFIKLVLIAIVIAAPIAWFVMGQWLQNFVYRIQLSWWMFVAAGALAVVIALLTVSFQAIKAAVAAPVKSLRAE
- a CDS encoding sensor histidine kinase, producing MNNYKRTVIVVVLVCLLQTTNAYTQTTGPAKVVQSYSVAWQRLLAINTCQYLLTSVQCVTDPDSAMLYACRQHRLSRLLPYNEAYNTGLPSAGSQLIDSGYIEQADALVNHIPAGKQTELLLDLANYYLHQPTSSKADMDKAWNYLQRAHVQSMQTSLEATTWLLMGQYHFLNRHRAESDICFLKAEELAASKNNKYLLALICESRGKCQPQNSTTRLEYFQKSRQLFHQLNKPEKEIEILSFIIAFHSPGDTVAAAKALAQQLALENAMGYKHTQYNYDAQACMAEIRGDITATIQYEHQALQSMQYTGDTTLATIFYARLGKAYCQLGKSEEGIAWLQKAIAQRKSLPQSSWYSSFLWLTRQLMVHHSPQEAFNLMTAVSATHPPATLPDNIFYLQLQGECYQQLQQPKQADDYYTRFHQLVEQLPAQYPATGLPELYCSIAGFYIDQKNMPRSRQYINKAISLSGSNYSLFNQAHLEWIQFRLDSASGSYNAALQHHIAYTLLNDSLYNLSQRKQMDELVNTQQSEQEKHHLSLQQQQTLLKQAAKNQAYLLQSVILTSITVALLLAGLFLHQHRLKKRENQLAREKNLNLQKLAHENEWLLKQMPYHAKNHLQTMVRLLQSQSTYLQDNALLALVDSANRTQALSLIHHKLHQNDNLTSFNMQTYLPRLVACLKNNFAFARDIHFQLEIAAMELNISQAIPLVLIINEAVTNAIKYAFNDSNSHNEISITMQKIAGQQVELLIADNGKGLPPRLNSLRTNSMGTILMRELTEDMNGQFTISTHHGTLISVVFEPAPLFQEQAMQE